A single genomic interval of uncultured Fretibacterium sp. harbors:
- a CDS encoding FkbM family methyltransferase — MKAHEVNGEGFFVKVLKVLSRRLKRVRSGRDTMMDFFLFFMDQSSRVLFKKNPHLYSRRKVSQFSEVMREDGYQIRDVRLPLLDKENENLLFGYVFEDTFFSYLYLDDQYDEKTVEYCDNLLYEGLYGLVNDTVDVRVCPGDIVIDAGSWIGDFSAYASVKVGKEGMVYAFEPLEPAFGYLSQTAALNPHIVPVKKGLGDENTSSSIFYDACNTGASSFLKNMCIGESAETAVETVRLDDFVRQNAAPRFFKWVALSAASLR; from the coding sequence TTGAAAGCACACGAAGTCAATGGAGAAGGTTTTTTTGTAAAGGTCCTCAAGGTGTTGTCTCGAAGGTTGAAAAGGGTGCGTTCAGGCCGGGATACGATGATGGACTTTTTTCTTTTTTTCATGGATCAGTCCTCCCGTGTCCTTTTTAAAAAAAATCCCCACCTCTACAGCAGGAGGAAGGTCAGCCAGTTCAGTGAAGTTATGAGAGAGGACGGCTACCAGATCAGGGATGTCCGATTGCCTCTACTGGATAAGGAGAACGAGAATCTTCTATTTGGCTATGTTTTTGAGGACACTTTTTTCTCCTACCTCTACCTTGACGACCAGTATGATGAAAAGACGGTCGAATACTGTGACAATCTTTTATATGAAGGGCTTTATGGCCTGGTAAACGATACCGTTGACGTCAGAGTTTGTCCTGGCGATATCGTCATCGACGCGGGGAGCTGGATAGGCGATTTCTCCGCATATGCTTCCGTAAAGGTGGGGAAGGAGGGGATGGTGTATGCTTTTGAGCCTCTTGAGCCGGCCTTTGGATATCTTTCCCAAACAGCTGCGCTCAATCCCCACATTGTCCCTGTCAAAAAAGGATTGGGAGACGAGAATACCAGCAGCTCTATTTTTTATGACGCCTGCAACACAGGGGCAAGCTCATTTTTGAAAAATATGTGTATTGGAGAAAGCGCTGAGACAGCGGTAGAAACGGTTCGGCTTGACGACTTCGTGAGGCAAAATGCGGCTCCTCGCTTTTTTAAGTGGGTAGCCCTATCTGCAGCTTCCCTGCGATGA